One stretch of Gemmatimonas sp. DNA includes these proteins:
- the argR gene encoding arginine repressor, with product MSDKNQRHQVIREIVAAKAVASQEELRRQLAKRGWEVTQSTLSRDLRELRLARIPDSHGRSRYAFLDGGADDEELAQLERMLPQLLTHVEGVQVLVVARTIKSGAQPVAEALDQLEWPDVAGTIAGDDTVLIICRSTEGRERVLKKLRAYLRA from the coding sequence GTGTCCGACAAGAACCAGCGCCACCAGGTCATTCGCGAGATCGTCGCAGCGAAGGCCGTGGCCAGCCAGGAAGAGCTGAGACGACAGCTCGCCAAACGCGGCTGGGAGGTGACGCAATCCACGCTCTCGCGCGATCTGCGCGAACTCCGCCTCGCCCGCATCCCCGACAGCCACGGGCGCTCCCGCTACGCGTTCCTGGACGGTGGTGCTGATGACGAAGAGCTCGCGCAGCTCGAGCGCATGCTGCCGCAGCTCCTCACCCATGTGGAAGGGGTGCAGGTCCTCGTAGTCGCCCGCACAATCAAGTCGGGCGCGCAGCCGGTGGCCGAGGCGCTCGATCAACTGGAGTGGCCCGACGTGGCAGGCACCATCGCCGGAGACGACACGGTGCTCATCATCTGTCGCTCCACCGAGGGGAGAGAGCGCGTGCTCAAGAAACTGCGCGCCTATCTGCGCGCCTGA
- a CDS encoding FAD-dependent oxidoreductase, with protein MTSQNAPIIIVGAGVAGLVCAIEIDRAGRPVVVLDAESEVGGRVRSTTRDGLVFDHGFQVLFTAYPTLRSYLDLDALAPRKFLPAARIVQDGRASLIGDALSDPSLLIDTVMARAVPLGDKLRLLALRRFAQQLSIDDCFSARFAGVSTREFLASRGFSAAVIDGFFAPFYGGILLDRTLATSASVLLFTFKMLAEGDTVVPAAGMGALTKQLATQLPAGSVRTGVGVQSLTVHEGRVTGVVLAGGDVMPAAQVIMATDAPAAARLAATAGVQIATPSGERGTTTLYFTTSGPSPIPGRALWLNASASAVISHAVTITDVAPEYAPRGVSLIAASAVGDAADRSDADLEAAARRELAAMAKAAGDAAAEAKTATLSRVAIWRVPYAQFAQPPGWREHRPTIACGIPGLWRASEVLHSSSLEGAARGGQDAARAVLQPH; from the coding sequence ATGACTAGCCAGAATGCCCCCATCATCATCGTCGGCGCCGGCGTAGCCGGCCTCGTGTGTGCGATCGAAATCGATCGCGCCGGCCGACCAGTCGTTGTGCTCGATGCCGAGTCGGAGGTGGGCGGACGCGTGCGCAGTACGACGCGTGACGGCCTCGTCTTTGACCACGGCTTTCAGGTGCTGTTCACGGCGTATCCCACGCTGCGCAGCTACCTCGACCTCGACGCATTGGCGCCGCGCAAGTTCCTGCCGGCCGCCCGTATCGTGCAGGACGGCCGGGCGTCGCTGATCGGCGATGCGCTCAGCGACCCGTCGCTGCTGATCGATACCGTCATGGCGCGAGCGGTGCCGCTCGGCGACAAGCTGCGCCTCCTCGCCCTACGCCGCTTCGCCCAGCAGCTCTCGATCGACGACTGCTTCTCGGCCCGATTCGCCGGCGTGAGCACCCGCGAGTTCCTGGCGTCGCGCGGCTTCAGCGCGGCCGTGATCGACGGATTCTTCGCGCCGTTCTACGGTGGCATTCTGCTGGATCGCACGCTGGCGACGAGTGCGTCGGTGCTGTTGTTCACGTTCAAGATGCTGGCCGAAGGGGACACGGTGGTGCCCGCCGCCGGGATGGGCGCGCTCACGAAGCAGTTGGCAACGCAACTGCCCGCGGGCTCGGTGCGTACGGGTGTGGGCGTGCAGTCGCTCACGGTGCACGAGGGTCGCGTGACCGGCGTGGTGCTGGCCGGCGGTGACGTGATGCCCGCCGCGCAGGTCATCATGGCCACTGATGCGCCGGCGGCCGCACGACTGGCCGCCACGGCCGGCGTGCAGATCGCTACGCCGTCGGGCGAGCGCGGTACGACTACGTTGTACTTCACCACCAGCGGCCCCTCACCGATTCCCGGGCGCGCACTCTGGCTCAACGCCAGCGCGTCGGCGGTGATCAGTCACGCCGTGACGATCACCGACGTCGCGCCCGAATATGCGCCGCGCGGCGTGTCGCTGATTGCGGCCAGCGCCGTGGGTGATGCCGCCGATCGCTCGGATGCCGACTTGGAAGCGGCCGCGCGCCGGGAGCTCGCCGCCATGGCGAAGGCCGCCGGCGATGCCGCGGCCGAGGCGAAAACCGCGACGTTGTCGCGGGTCGCGATCTGGCGCGTGCCCTACGCCCAGTTCGCGCAACCACCGGGATGGCGGGAACACCGCCCGACAATCGCGTGTGGTATACCTGGACTGTGGCGTGCCAGCGAAGTGCTGCACTCCAGCTCCCTCGAAGGTGCGGCGCGCGGTGGCCAGGATGCTGCGCGGGCCGTGCTCCAGCCTCACTGA
- a CDS encoding GAF domain-containing protein, whose protein sequence is MEPVIPDLRAEPRISAYAQLLEMQSLLLEGSDDAIAGMATVSALLHHAFGHLWTGFYRVVEPGRLLRVGPYQGSLGCQEITFGRGVCGTAAAERRTVVVADVHDFPGHITCDPRSQSEIVVPVFDASGALMAVLDIDSSVPAAFSDADRDGLEKLVAWFARATYVPLPA, encoded by the coding sequence ATGGAACCCGTCATCCCTGATCTTCGCGCGGAGCCGCGCATTAGCGCGTACGCGCAGCTGCTCGAGATGCAGTCGTTGCTGCTCGAGGGCAGCGACGACGCCATCGCTGGCATGGCGACCGTTAGCGCGCTGCTGCACCACGCATTCGGTCATCTGTGGACGGGATTCTACCGTGTGGTCGAGCCCGGGCGCCTGTTGCGCGTCGGCCCGTATCAGGGGTCGCTGGGATGTCAGGAAATCACGTTCGGGCGTGGCGTGTGCGGGACGGCGGCGGCCGAGCGTCGCACCGTCGTGGTGGCCGACGTGCATGATTTCCCGGGACACATCACCTGCGATCCGCGATCGCAGAGTGAGATCGTGGTGCCGGTGTTCGACGCATCGGGGGCATTGATGGCCGTGCTCGATATCGACTCGTCGGTTCCGGCCGCCTTCAGTGACGCCGATCGCGACGGGCTCGAGAAGCTGGTGGCTTGGTTTGCCCGCGCGACGTATGTTCCCCTTCCTGCCTGA
- a CDS encoding outer membrane beta-barrel protein, whose amino-acid sequence MQRSLRLFSVVLSLAVPVLLSAQDTARPVSFGFSGGLSIPTGELGDGADAGYVFAGHVFFKPSAIQALRLRADVSLDRWSLKNDGNGSNASTRSVGVVANALFDFATNGTSTVKPYVLVGLGLYNNKSSAAETSNGEGATDVGVQVGGGMEFQLAGFSTFAEAKYVNAFSERRVSWIPISFGVRF is encoded by the coding sequence ATGCAGCGTTCGCTTCGTCTGTTCAGTGTGGTTCTCAGTCTTGCCGTACCTGTCCTGCTGTCCGCGCAGGATACGGCCCGTCCCGTCTCGTTCGGCTTCAGCGGTGGTCTATCGATTCCAACCGGCGAACTCGGCGACGGCGCCGACGCTGGCTATGTCTTTGCCGGACATGTCTTTTTCAAGCCGAGCGCGATTCAGGCGTTGCGACTGCGCGCCGACGTGAGCTTAGACCGATGGTCGCTCAAGAATGACGGCAACGGCTCGAACGCCTCCACGCGCAGCGTCGGCGTCGTCGCCAACGCACTGTTTGATTTTGCCACGAACGGGACGTCTACCGTAAAACCGTACGTGCTGGTCGGACTTGGCCTCTACAACAACAAGTCGTCGGCCGCAGAAACCAGCAACGGTGAAGGCGCGACTGATGTCGGCGTTCAGGTTGGCGGCGGCATGGAGTTTCAGCTCGCCGGCTTCAGCACGTTCGCCGAAGCGAAATACGTGAACGCCTTTTCGGAGCGTCGCGTCAGCTGGATCCCGATTTCGTTTGGCGTGCGCTTCTAA
- the hisG gene encoding ATP phosphoribosyltransferase: MLRIALPNKGRLSEDTRELFNDAGLEVRSSGERALTASLGGEFEAIFVRAQDIPEFVADGAADVGVTGMDLVNESGRDLRSHLDLGFGRCRLVVAAKDDSGIRAIEDIGADGKAARVATVFPRITRTFFESRGRPVEVVPVSGAAEIAPHLGIADIVVDLTSTGSTLKMNGLREIETVMQSSAHLVTAVNGPRNGDPSRVQELNDLVTALGSVIRARGQRYLMANVPRAALDEVRAVLPGLNGPTVIEIADHGKYVAVHAVVSADTIYRTISQLRALGGEGILVTRIERLVP, translated from the coding sequence ATGCTACGAATCGCGCTGCCCAACAAAGGGCGCCTGAGTGAAGACACCCGTGAGTTGTTCAACGACGCTGGTCTCGAGGTCCGCTCGTCGGGAGAGCGCGCCCTCACGGCTTCCTTGGGGGGAGAGTTCGAAGCCATCTTCGTGCGCGCCCAGGACATTCCGGAGTTCGTCGCCGACGGCGCCGCCGATGTCGGCGTGACCGGCATGGACCTGGTCAATGAGTCGGGACGGGACCTGCGCTCCCACCTTGACCTCGGCTTCGGCCGCTGCCGCCTCGTGGTGGCCGCCAAGGACGACTCGGGCATTCGCGCCATCGAGGACATCGGCGCCGACGGCAAGGCGGCCCGCGTCGCCACGGTCTTCCCCCGCATCACGCGCACCTTCTTCGAGTCGCGCGGCCGCCCGGTGGAAGTCGTGCCGGTGTCCGGGGCCGCCGAAATCGCTCCCCACTTGGGCATTGCCGACATCGTCGTGGATCTCACGTCGACCGGCTCGACGCTCAAAATGAACGGGCTGCGGGAGATCGAGACGGTCATGCAGTCGAGCGCCCACCTCGTCACCGCCGTCAACGGCCCCCGCAATGGCGATCCGTCGCGCGTCCAAGAACTGAACGACCTCGTCACCGCGCTCGGGTCGGTGATCCGGGCCCGCGGCCAGCGTTATCTCATGGCCAACGTGCCTCGCGCCGCCCTCGATGAGGTCCGCGCCGTGCTTCCCGGGCTCAACGGTCCGACGGTCATCGAGATTGCCGATCACGGGAAGTACGTGGCCGTGCACGCGGTGGTCAGCGCGGATACGATTTACCGCACCATCTCCCAGCTCCGCGCCCTTGGCGGTGAAGGTATTCTCGTGACCCGCATCGAAAGGCTCGTGCCGTGA
- the argH gene encoding argininosuccinate lyase, with product MSTSEAGTHKLWGGRFAGGPSPLLDAINRSIGTDFRLWPHDVRLSKAWALALGEAGVLTREESDALQHGLDRVGQRIADGAQPVATDEDIHTMIDRLLHEEAGTVASKLHTGRSRNDQVATASRLWTIDACHRVDAAIADLQQSLLMQAESLTDAVLPAYTHLQRAQPVSGTHWLLAHFWPLSRDRTRFANAERGTSVMPLGSGAIAGSAFPVSRVLLKESLGFHAISANSIDATGDRDFVAETLFACAMTAAHCSRLAEDMILYGTSEFGFVKFGDGFSTGSSMMPQKRNPDVFELARGSGARVLGDLVSILGTIKGLPSGYSKDLQDDKRALFNAVDLLLLVLPSMAGAIAELRFEKKRMRAACSSAMMATDLADYLVKKGATFREAHGAVGSLVRQAEEGGIELDTLPAEAFTAAHALFGSDAREALGVDASLAARNIDGGTGPEAVLRQLAHARASLAPADPSLGNELPLR from the coding sequence GTGAGCACTTCCGAAGCCGGAACCCATAAGCTGTGGGGTGGTCGATTCGCCGGCGGCCCGTCGCCGCTCCTCGATGCGATCAATCGCTCCATCGGCACCGACTTCCGGCTGTGGCCGCATGACGTGCGCCTCTCCAAGGCGTGGGCGCTGGCGCTCGGCGAAGCGGGGGTGCTCACGCGCGAAGAGAGCGACGCGTTGCAGCACGGACTCGATCGCGTCGGTCAACGGATCGCCGACGGCGCCCAGCCGGTGGCCACCGACGAAGACATTCACACCATGATCGACCGGCTCCTGCACGAGGAGGCCGGCACGGTCGCATCCAAGCTGCACACCGGCCGTTCACGGAACGACCAGGTGGCCACGGCCTCGCGCCTATGGACGATCGACGCCTGCCATCGCGTCGACGCCGCGATCGCCGACCTGCAGCAGTCGTTGCTCATGCAGGCCGAGTCGCTCACCGATGCCGTGCTGCCGGCCTACACGCACCTGCAGCGCGCCCAGCCGGTTAGCGGCACACATTGGCTGCTCGCGCACTTCTGGCCGCTGTCGCGCGATCGTACCCGCTTCGCCAACGCCGAGCGCGGCACATCGGTGATGCCACTAGGTTCGGGCGCGATCGCCGGCTCGGCGTTCCCGGTGTCGCGCGTGCTGCTCAAGGAATCGCTCGGCTTCCACGCCATCTCGGCCAACAGCATCGACGCCACCGGCGATCGTGACTTCGTGGCCGAAACGCTGTTCGCCTGCGCCATGACGGCCGCGCATTGCAGCCGCCTGGCCGAAGACATGATCCTGTACGGCACGAGCGAGTTCGGCTTCGTAAAGTTCGGCGACGGCTTCTCGACCGGCAGCAGCATGATGCCGCAGAAGCGGAACCCCGATGTATTCGAGCTGGCCCGTGGCTCGGGCGCGCGCGTGCTGGGCGACCTGGTGTCGATTCTCGGCACGATCAAGGGACTGCCCAGCGGCTACAGCAAGGATCTGCAAGACGACAAGCGCGCGCTGTTCAACGCCGTTGACTTGCTGCTGCTGGTGTTGCCGTCGATGGCGGGTGCCATTGCTGAACTCCGCTTCGAGAAGAAGCGCATGCGCGCCGCCTGCTCCAGCGCCATGATGGCCACCGACCTCGCTGACTATTTGGTGAAGAAGGGCGCCACGTTCCGCGAGGCCCACGGTGCCGTAGGGTCGCTGGTGCGTCAGGCGGAAGAGGGTGGCATCGAACTCGATACGCTTCCGGCCGAGGCGTTCACCGCCGCGCACGCGCTCTTCGGCTCCGACGCACGCGAAGCGCTCGGCGTGGACGCGTCACTCGCCGCCCGCAACATCGATGGCGGCACGGGCCCCGAGGCCGTACTACGTCAACTCGCACACGCCCGCGCGAGTCTCGCACCCGCTGACCCATCGCTCGGCAATGAACTCCCCCTCCGCTGA
- a CDS encoding HD domain-containing protein encodes MTGYSDRINHAFAFAAKHHDQQVRKGTRLPYLTHPANVAVILTRYGCGEDTVVAGILHDVVGDCVRDGWTRETLDERIGTKFGNSMLEMLLSVTERRIDDDGVELSSDDRKDDYLERLSLASEDALWVCAADKVHHANSILSDLRRTSFPETVWGRFAAGREGTVRQYVRVSERLRAIGFNAPIVDELAHAAAELGRI; translated from the coding sequence ATGACCGGCTACTCCGATCGGATCAACCACGCCTTCGCCTTCGCGGCGAAGCACCACGATCAGCAGGTCCGCAAAGGCACGCGGCTCCCGTATCTCACGCATCCCGCCAATGTCGCGGTGATTCTCACCCGATACGGGTGCGGTGAGGACACGGTGGTCGCCGGCATCCTGCACGATGTCGTGGGCGATTGTGTCCGCGACGGCTGGACGCGCGAAACGCTCGACGAGCGCATCGGCACCAAGTTCGGCAACAGCATGCTCGAGATGCTGCTGTCCGTGACGGAGCGTCGCATCGATGACGATGGCGTCGAACTCTCGTCGGACGATCGCAAGGACGATTACCTCGAGCGGCTCTCACTCGCGAGTGAAGACGCGTTGTGGGTCTGCGCCGCCGACAAGGTGCACCACGCGAATTCGATTCTCTCGGATCTGCGCCGCACATCCTTTCCGGAAACGGTGTGGGGACGGTTTGCCGCCGGCCGCGAAGGCACCGTGCGCCAGTATGTGCGCGTGAGCGAACGACTGCGCGCGATCGGCTTCAACGCACCGATCGTCGACGAACTCGCGCACGCCGCCGCGGAGCTGGGCCGGATTTAG
- the ispG gene encoding flavodoxin-dependent (E)-4-hydroxy-3-methylbut-2-enyl-diphosphate synthase, whose protein sequence is MVSSVHGFSTRRPTVTTKVRGVSVGSSAPIVVQSMTNTDTADAAGTADQVAALFEAGSQKVRITVNNDEAAQAVPEIRQRLEDRGLDVPLIGDFHYNGHLLLTKYPQCAAALDKYRINPGNVGTKHRDTNFTTIVQAAIDHDKPVRIGVNWGSLDQNLLTDMMDANAKSAEPRDAKDVYMDAMLESALRSAALAEEVGLGHDKIIVSAKISVVPDLVECYRRLARRCDYPLHLGLTEAGMGAKGIVASSAALAILLSEGIGDTIRVSLTPKPNGDRREEVFVAQQILQSLGLRSFAPQVTACPGCGRTTSTFFQHMAEDIQGYLREQMPVWRESRPGVVEMKVAVMGCVVNGPGESKHANIGISLPGTFEEPKAPVYVDGKLFTTLKGDKIVEEFLVILENYVETSYGATAGV, encoded by the coding sequence ATGGTGTCTTCCGTTCACGGCTTTAGCACTCGTCGTCCTACCGTCACCACCAAGGTGCGCGGTGTCTCTGTCGGCTCCTCGGCACCGATCGTGGTGCAGTCGATGACGAACACCGATACGGCTGACGCCGCCGGTACGGCCGATCAGGTCGCGGCGCTGTTCGAGGCCGGGTCGCAGAAAGTGCGCATCACCGTCAACAACGACGAAGCAGCACAAGCCGTGCCCGAGATCCGGCAGCGGCTGGAAGATCGCGGGTTGGATGTCCCGCTCATCGGAGACTTCCACTACAACGGGCACCTGCTGCTCACGAAGTATCCGCAGTGCGCCGCCGCGCTCGACAAGTACCGGATCAATCCGGGCAACGTGGGCACGAAGCACCGCGACACCAATTTCACGACCATCGTGCAGGCGGCGATCGATCACGACAAGCCGGTACGCATCGGGGTGAACTGGGGATCGCTCGACCAGAACCTGCTCACCGACATGATGGACGCCAACGCGAAGTCGGCCGAGCCGCGCGACGCGAAGGACGTGTACATGGACGCCATGCTCGAGAGTGCGCTGCGCTCCGCCGCGCTGGCCGAAGAAGTGGGTCTCGGTCACGACAAGATCATCGTGAGCGCGAAGATTTCCGTCGTACCCGATCTGGTGGAGTGCTACCGTCGACTCGCCAGGCGCTGCGACTATCCGCTGCATCTGGGGCTCACCGAAGCAGGCATGGGCGCCAAGGGGATTGTGGCTTCCAGTGCGGCACTGGCCATCCTGCTCAGCGAAGGCATCGGCGACACGATTCGCGTGTCACTCACGCCGAAACCGAATGGCGATCGTCGCGAAGAAGTGTTCGTGGCGCAGCAGATTCTGCAGTCGCTGGGCCTGCGCTCCTTCGCGCCGCAGGTGACGGCGTGCCCAGGCTGCGGCCGCACCACCAGCACGTTCTTCCAGCACATGGCGGAAGACATTCAGGGTTATCTGCGCGAACAGATGCCGGTGTGGCGCGAGTCGCGTCCGGGCGTGGTCGAGATGAAAGTCGCCGTGATGGGATGCGTCGTGAACGGGCCGGGTGAATCCAAGCACGCAAACATCGGCATCTCGTTACCGGGCACGTTCGAAGAACCGAAGGCGCCGGTGTACGTGGACGGCAAGCTGTTCACGACCCTCAAGGGCGACAAGATCGTCGAGGAGTTTCTGGTGATCCTCGAGAACTACGTCGAGACGAGCTACGGCGCGACGGCTGGCGTGTAG
- a CDS encoding plastocyanin/azurin family copper-binding protein has product MRFLGFAVVTGAAIVLGACGGDKAATTDSAAAPAGDTTAMAPAAAPAAAGAMAPITGTTHEVKMIGDGAGYRFEPANLTIAAGDGVKFIMISGGPHNVAFDPAVVPAAAKAQLSANMPEQSGELSGKMMLNADETYTISFGGMAAGEYAYNCTPHLAMNMKGVITVK; this is encoded by the coding sequence ATGCGGTTTCTCGGTTTTGCAGTAGTGACGGGCGCAGCGATCGTGCTGGGCGCGTGCGGTGGAGACAAGGCGGCCACGACGGATTCGGCGGCGGCTCCGGCTGGTGACACGACGGCCATGGCTCCGGCTGCGGCTCCGGCTGCGGCGGGCGCAATGGCCCCGATCACGGGCACGACGCACGAAGTGAAGATGATCGGCGACGGCGCTGGCTACCGTTTCGAGCCGGCCAACCTCACGATTGCCGCCGGCGACGGTGTCAAGTTCATCATGATCAGCGGTGGCCCGCACAACGTCGCGTTCGATCCGGCCGTGGTTCCGGCCGCCGCGAAGGCGCAGCTCTCGGCGAACATGCCGGAGCAGTCGGGTGAGCTCTCGGGCAAGATGATGCTGAACGCGGACGAGACCTACACGATCTCGTTCGGCGGCATGGCGGCTGGCGAGTATGCCTACAATTGCACGCCGCACCTTGCCATGAACATGAAGGGCGTGATCACGGTCAAGTAA
- the argC gene encoding N-acetyl-gamma-glutamyl-phosphate reductase produces MHTLPDFPQLPITTVTEPTYRVGVLGASGYSGRELCALILGHPNLSLAFATANAQRGTTLRVKAGGQVHAIPMVGPDEVDLSSADLVFAALPHGASAEWVAKVIAAGPRVVDLSSDLRPGHGGTDHPPAGVPLDAPYGLPELFRAPLHGARVVANPGCYATSILVALAPLAKAGLIAPGATVNIAAASGVSGAGASPKLELLFAEVTENFRAYGVGNSHRHLFEMRASLAALGADCDLLFTPHLLPIDRGILSTISVPLTRPIDDALAPFRDMYASEPFVELTTDLPALADVQHRNVVRISARIPTGVRTPTLLVFSAIDNLVKGAAGQAIQNANLMLGLHEAAGLTR; encoded by the coding sequence GTGCATACTCTACCGGACTTCCCGCAACTCCCCATCACGACCGTTACCGAACCGACGTATCGCGTCGGCGTGCTTGGCGCGAGCGGCTACTCAGGGCGCGAGCTCTGCGCCCTCATCCTCGGTCATCCCAACCTCAGCCTCGCGTTCGCCACGGCGAATGCGCAGCGCGGCACCACGTTGCGCGTGAAGGCTGGCGGTCAGGTACACGCCATTCCGATGGTGGGTCCGGATGAGGTCGATCTGTCGAGCGCCGATCTGGTGTTCGCGGCCCTGCCGCATGGCGCGTCGGCGGAGTGGGTGGCGAAGGTGATTGCCGCGGGGCCGCGTGTGGTCGACCTCTCGAGCGATCTGCGTCCGGGACACGGCGGCACCGATCACCCGCCGGCCGGTGTTCCGCTCGATGCGCCGTACGGATTGCCTGAGCTCTTTCGCGCCCCGTTGCATGGCGCACGCGTGGTGGCCAATCCGGGGTGCTACGCCACGAGCATTCTGGTGGCGCTCGCCCCGTTGGCGAAGGCGGGTCTGATCGCACCGGGCGCGACGGTGAACATCGCGGCGGCCAGCGGCGTGAGTGGCGCGGGCGCATCGCCCAAGCTGGAACTGCTGTTCGCCGAGGTGACGGAGAACTTCCGCGCGTACGGCGTGGGCAATTCGCATCGTCATCTGTTCGAGATGCGCGCCAGCCTCGCCGCACTCGGCGCTGACTGCGATTTGCTGTTCACGCCGCACCTGCTCCCCATCGACCGCGGCATTCTGTCCACGATCTCGGTGCCGCTCACGCGCCCGATCGACGATGCGCTGGCGCCGTTTCGTGACATGTACGCCAGCGAGCCCTTCGTGGAGCTGACCACCGATCTCCCCGCGCTGGCCGACGTACAGCATCGCAACGTGGTGCGCATCAGCGCGCGGATTCCCACCGGCGTGCGTACGCCCACGCTGCTCGTGTTCAGCGCGATCGACAACCTGGTGAAGGGCGCGGCGGGTCAGGCAATCCAGAACGCGAACCTGATGTTGGGCTTGCATGAAGCCGCGGGGCTTACACGGTAA
- a CDS encoding HAD family hydrolase, which translates to MNSPSAELLRHAVGGAVDGVIFDCDGVLVDSERISNGTWALLLTEIGLPMTMEQSLGIFMGNSMPRCVAIVTEMMGHAPPDDLLARFTANVTVALQRDLKPVDGIVALLDTLDAAGMPYGVASNGEHEKMRTTLGKTGLLSRFEGKRFSAVDVGKPKPAPDLFVHAARALGFDPARTVVVEDSPLGVQGATAAGMTVIGYAEIVSGERLRAAGAVVTVDRLSDVAGLLGVG; encoded by the coding sequence ATGAACTCCCCCTCCGCTGAGTTGCTCCGCCACGCCGTCGGCGGCGCAGTCGACGGCGTGATCTTCGATTGCGACGGCGTGCTGGTAGACAGCGAACGCATCTCGAACGGCACGTGGGCGCTACTGCTCACGGAGATCGGTCTGCCCATGACGATGGAGCAATCGCTCGGCATTTTCATGGGCAACTCGATGCCACGCTGCGTGGCAATCGTGACCGAGATGATGGGTCACGCGCCGCCGGACGACCTGTTGGCCCGCTTCACCGCGAATGTCACCGTGGCGCTGCAGCGCGACCTCAAGCCGGTCGATGGCATCGTGGCGCTGCTCGATACGCTCGACGCCGCGGGCATGCCGTACGGCGTAGCATCCAACGGTGAGCACGAGAAGATGCGCACGACACTCGGCAAAACGGGGCTGCTGTCGCGCTTTGAAGGCAAGCGCTTCTCAGCGGTCGATGTCGGCAAGCCCAAGCCCGCCCCCGATCTGTTCGTGCACGCCGCGCGCGCACTCGGATTCGACCCGGCGCGAACGGTTGTCGTGGAAGACAGCCCGCTCGGCGTACAAGGCGCGACGGCCGCTGGTATGACGGTGATCGGTTACGCTGAGATCGTGTCGGGGGAACGCCTGCGGGCTGCGGGTGCTGTGGTCACCGTTGATCGGTTGTCGGATGTGGCCGGGTTGCTCGGTGTCGGCTGA
- a CDS encoding outer membrane beta-barrel protein produces MNRFSKYVAVATLMVTPAMVSAQSSAVGFGVSGGLAVPTGDLGDRVDAGYSIAGHVFLKPASTKNLRFRGDVSYASFDYKNIDASSRSLGFVGNALLDLSTSGGVKPYVLGGLGAFNGKTSTQLGSAAVVSTSSTDVGIQVGGGLNFQLSGFSTFLEVKYVNVFADGNSTGYIPITFGVRF; encoded by the coding sequence ATGAATCGCTTTTCGAAGTATGTCGCCGTGGCCACGCTGATGGTGACGCCGGCAATGGTCAGTGCCCAGTCGTCTGCCGTCGGGTTCGGTGTGAGCGGCGGTCTTGCAGTTCCGACCGGCGACCTCGGTGACCGCGTTGATGCCGGCTACTCTATTGCCGGGCATGTGTTCCTGAAGCCGGCGTCCACGAAGAACCTGCGCTTCCGTGGTGACGTGTCCTACGCCAGTTTCGACTATAAGAACATTGATGCGTCGTCCCGCAGCCTCGGCTTTGTCGGTAACGCGCTCCTCGATCTGTCCACCAGCGGAGGCGTAAAGCCGTACGTGCTTGGCGGTCTCGGCGCCTTCAACGGCAAGACGTCGACGCAGCTCGGATCAGCGGCCGTGGTCTCGACCAGCAGCACGGATGTCGGTATCCAGGTCGGTGGTGGACTTAACTTCCAGCTCTCCGGCTTCTCGACGTTCCTTGAAGTGAAGTACGTGAACGTCTTCGCCGATGGCAACAGCACGGGTTACATCCCGATCACGTTCGGCGTCCGCTTCTAA